A region of Dictyostelium discoideum AX4 chromosome 1 chromosome, whole genome shotgun sequence DNA encodes the following proteins:
- the fut11 gene encoding LamG-like jellyroll fold domain-containing protein, translating into MKCISNITSSSRKQKFLILFILVASSILLMFYDEFSFITVFNKDNNNNNNNNNNYRTNQFKDNDNIFYTNRILEETRNSDVVIFLWDPSSERDDWTGILKSNNLVTQQQIDDYNNKKSLFTSTTSTTSHPYTSSRSSTSTSSRSSTSTSSRSSTSGGRSSSGGSSTSSGGSSTSSGSSSTTSSRGSSTTSRSSSTTGIRGGSSTTQQTEVEAAAAVSGQLSIDFNQKSLSIKLNEVFNEKNKCSCSCRFTNLQEEIVESHLILFDPVYLHKDNWKRSPLKLPEKHSHQKFGLFHYNSKSQYSILSNKPYNNLMDIDISYLNSDHNLDITLACPPNSSFTLDDTSKLLLKKHKDWDKRNNSAIFISSNCVDGLSLSRTNLVKELSKIIKIESLGNCLNDNTVNIKSKEELGSIYSRIEYNMEIYKKAKFVICFENENSTNYVTEKVYTALYAGAIPIWMGAKNIDQYVPTGSIINGNEFNNINEIGEHIKSIIDGKIDYKRYFKWKDDNDNQSLESKVIDKLKRCINTVDMKCKICETIYKSIEQSDRDYLSSTVAAKNYHYVSNNIGYYTPQFVSMKGLGDHIFVNRNEDTCKNCFNLDDHYTLMAWVKPSTFSDQRIIDKNHAGTISGYNFDIQKTSGGRGVARLCAGTACFESFKSIPNDLWSHVAVVFSCNNLDVQKNRVTFYINGVFNAEFDNFKPTKINDFPLVIGKSGKKTESTSYHGMIDDIMIFNISLTSDDIKYVLSSKPNLSTFKFANDLQLFYDFDYNPNNPKSHDRNIVRDKSIYKNDGTFASGSSDDYSEKITSISKEISFNKKL; encoded by the exons atgaaatgtATATCAAATATAACATCAAGTAGcagaaaacaaaaatttttaattttatttatcctTGTTGCAAGTTCTATATTGTTGATGTTTTATGATGAATTTAGTTTTATAACAGTATTTAATaaagacaacaacaacaacaacaacaacaacaacaactatagaacaaatcaatttaaagataacgataatattttttacacTAATCGAATTTTAGAAGAAACTAGGAATTCAGATGTTGTCATTTTTCTATGGGATCCATCATCAGAACGCGATGATTGGACaggaattttaaaatctaataatttagtaacacaacaacaaattgatgattataataataaaaaatctttatttacttcaacaacatcaacaacttcTCATCCTTATACTAGTAGTAGAAGTAGTACTAGTACTAGTAGTAGAAGTAGTACTAGTACTAGTAGTAGAAGTAGTACTAGTGGAGGTAGAAGTAGTAGTGGAGGTAGTAGTACTAGTAGTGGAGGTAGTAGTACTAGTAGTGGAAGTAGTAGTACAACTAGTAGTAGAGGTAGTAGTACCACTAGTAGAAGTAGTAGTACTACTGGTATTAGAGGTGGTAGTAGTACAACTCAACAAACTGAAGTGGAAGCAGCAGCAGCAGTATCAGGTCAATTATCAATagattttaatcaaaaatcactatcaataaaattaaatgaagtatttaatgaaaagaataaatgTTCATGTTCATGTAGATTTACAAATCTTCAAGAAGAGATTGTTGAGtcacatttaattttatttgatccAGTTTATTTACATAAAGATAATTGGAAGAGATCACCATTAAAGTTACCAGAGAAACATTCACATCAAAAGTTTGGTTTATTTCATTATAACTCAAAGAGTCAATATTCAATACTCTCTAATAAACCATATAATAACTTGATGGATATTGATATCTCTTACCTAAATAGTGATCATAATCTTGATATCACTTTAGCATGTCCACCCAATTCATCTTTTACCCTTGACGAcacttcaaaattattattaaaaaaacacaaagaTTGGGATAAACGTAATAATTCTGCAATTTTCATTTCTTCAAATTGCGTAGAtggtttatcattatcaagaact aatttagtaaaagaattatcaaaaattattaaaattgaatcattagGCAATTGTTTGAATGATAATACagttaatattaaaagtaaaGAAGAATTAGGATCAATTTATTCAAGAATTGAGTATAATATGGAAATTTATAAGAAAGCgaaatttgtaatttgttttgagaatgaaaattcaacaaaCTATGTAACAGAGAAAGTTTATACTGCTTTATATGCTGGTGCAATACCAATTTGGATGGGTGctaaaaatattgatcaaTATGTACCAACGGGTTCGATTATCAAtggaaatgaatttaataatattaatgaaattggtgaacatataaaatcaataatagatggtaaaattgattataaaagatatttcaaatggaaagatgataatgataatcaaTCATTAGAGAGTAAAgttattgataaattaaaacgtTGTATTAATACAGTTGATATGAAATGTAAAATTTGTGAGACCATTTATAAATCGATTGAGCAATCTGATAGGGATTATCTATCATCAACTGTTGCTGCaaagaattatcattatGTTTCAAACAATATTGGATATTATACACCCCAATTTGTGTCAATGAAAGGATTGGGTGACCATATCTTTGTCAATAGGAATGAAGATACTTGTAAGAATTGTTTTAATCTTGATGATCATTATACCCTAATGGCATGGGTCAAGCCATCAACATTCTCTGATCAGAGAATTATTGATAAGAATCATGCGGGAACAATTAGTGGATACAATTTCGATATTCAAAAGACATCAGGTGGTCGTGGTGTGGCTAGACTATGTGCGGGTACAGCATGTTTTGAATCCTTCAAGAGTATACCCAACGATTTATGGTCACATGTTGCTGTGGTGTTTAgttgtaataatttagatGTTCAAAAGAATCGTGTcactttttatataaatgGTGTGTTTAATGCAGagtttgataattttaaaccaaCTAAAATTAATGACTTCCCTTTGGTAATTGGTAAATCTGGTAAAAAAACTGAATCAACAAGTTATCATGGTATGATTGATGATATAATGATCTTTAATATCTCTCTAACCTCTGATGATATCAAATATGTACTCTCTTCAAAACCAAATCTTTCCACCTTTAAATTTGCAAATGATCTTCAACTCTTTTATGATTTCGAttataatccaaataatccaAAATCACATGATCGTAATATAGTTcgtgataaatcaatttataaaaatgatggTACCTTTGCTAGTGGTTCAAGTGATGACTATTCTGAAAAAATAACTTCAATAAGTAAagaaatatcttttaataaaaaattataa